Proteins co-encoded in one Bradyrhizobium sp. 170 genomic window:
- a CDS encoding MarR family transcriptional regulator yields the protein MTVSKAATDAVKPSRSNGKEIAGGGAEHSGLQLGELAELLGYSLKRAQLKVFEDFLRCVAPLQLTPAQFSVLLLLDRNPGRNQTEIANTLGILRPNFVSMLDALESRGLCARMRSTNDRRSHILVLTDKGRAVLARAKKLVASKHEARLNELLGPANRVALLEMLSKIAAEF from the coding sequence ATGACAGTTTCCAAGGCAGCGACCGATGCCGTCAAGCCGTCGCGCAGCAACGGCAAGGAAATTGCGGGCGGCGGCGCGGAGCATTCCGGGCTGCAGCTGGGCGAACTGGCCGAGCTGCTCGGCTATTCGCTCAAGCGTGCGCAGCTCAAGGTGTTCGAGGACTTTCTGCGCTGCGTCGCGCCGCTGCAACTGACGCCGGCGCAATTCTCGGTGCTGCTGCTGCTCGACCGCAACCCCGGACGCAACCAGACCGAAATCGCCAACACGCTCGGCATCCTCAGGCCGAATTTCGTCTCGATGCTGGATGCGCTGGAGAGCCGCGGCCTGTGCGCCCGGATGCGTTCGACCAACGACCGGCGCTCGCACATCCTGGTTCTGACTGACAAGGGAAGGGCGGTGCTGGCGCGCGCCAAAAAGCTCGTGGCCAGCAAGCACGAGGCGCGGCTCAACGAATTGCTTGGCCCCGCCAATCGCGTAGCCCTGCTCGAAATGCTGTCGAAGATCGCGGCGGAGTTCTGA
- a CDS encoding EAL domain-containing protein, which yields MTDHGQLTVPRSAQLSARLEEAFNNLSLGIAVFDENREVVFCNARYREMYGLSPEQVEPGTPTSELIRHRLDLGLKVPVAPDDYIRERVGHDIALDTTVQEFTDGRIIAYTVYPMPGGGGMATHEDITEREELNARLKKQYEHGREQEETLRVRNFQFDTAINNMSQGLCFFDSDHRLIVCNDRFVEMYDIAPERVSPGMSLIEIVDLRFEAGSFPAMTRDEYLRWRTNVAVSNEAKDSIVELMNGRTFKIRHRPMPGGGWVATHEDITEQRQSEVKIEYMAHHDALTDLANRVLLNDRLEYALGRVQHGEMVAVHHLDLDQFKAVNDTFGHPCGDKLLRIVAERLRSLVGEADTIARMGGDEFVIVQATIADPADATSLAQGVIDALSEPYDIDGQQAVIGVSIGISVGPGDGANPDKLLRNADLALYRAKSDGRGTFRFFEPVMDLQMQTRRIMEQDLRKALPAGEFELHYQPVVNLASKEISGFEALIRWNHPSKGMISPADFIPLAEEIGFIVPMGEWVIQQACATAAQWPDNLHVAVNISAIQFRSPGLMQVIISALAASGLAATRLEIEITESVLLHNKEATLAVLHQLRALGIRIAMDDFGTGYSSLTYLQSFPFDKIKIDRSFVKNITEDSSSLTIVRAVAALANGMGMTATAEGVETAEQLHSIASEGCTEMQGFLFSKPLPAAEIERQFLSGRGTRDVQGRIVAA from the coding sequence ATGACGGATCACGGCCAGCTAACCGTCCCGCGGTCTGCGCAGTTGAGTGCGCGGCTCGAAGAGGCGTTCAACAATTTATCGCTCGGCATCGCCGTCTTCGACGAGAATCGTGAAGTCGTTTTCTGCAACGCCCGTTACAGGGAAATGTATGGGCTGTCGCCTGAACAGGTGGAGCCGGGCACACCGACCAGTGAACTGATCCGGCATCGGCTGGATCTCGGCCTGAAGGTGCCGGTCGCGCCCGATGATTACATCCGCGAGCGCGTCGGCCATGACATCGCACTCGACACCACGGTGCAGGAATTCACTGACGGCCGGATCATCGCCTACACCGTCTACCCGATGCCCGGCGGCGGCGGGATGGCGACCCACGAGGACATCACCGAGCGCGAAGAGCTCAATGCCCGGCTGAAGAAACAATACGAACACGGCAGGGAGCAGGAAGAGACGCTGCGCGTCAGGAACTTCCAGTTCGACACCGCGATCAACAACATGTCGCAGGGGCTGTGCTTCTTCGATTCCGACCACCGCCTGATCGTCTGCAACGATCGCTTTGTCGAGATGTACGATATCGCGCCCGAGCGCGTCAGCCCCGGCATGTCGCTGATCGAGATCGTCGACCTGCGCTTCGAAGCCGGCAGCTTTCCCGCCATGACGCGGGACGAATATCTGCGCTGGCGCACCAATGTGGCGGTTTCCAACGAAGCAAAGGACAGCATCGTCGAATTGATGAACGGGCGCACCTTCAAGATCCGTCACCGGCCGATGCCCGGCGGCGGCTGGGTCGCGACGCATGAGGACATCACCGAGCAGCGCCAGTCCGAGGTCAAGATCGAATACATGGCGCACCACGATGCGCTGACGGATTTGGCCAACCGGGTGTTGTTGAACGACCGGCTCGAATATGCACTCGGCCGGGTTCAGCACGGCGAAATGGTGGCCGTCCATCACCTCGACCTCGATCAGTTCAAGGCCGTCAACGATACGTTCGGCCATCCCTGCGGCGACAAGCTGCTGCGGATCGTCGCCGAACGGCTGCGCTCCCTGGTTGGCGAGGCCGACACGATCGCGCGGATGGGCGGCGATGAATTCGTGATCGTGCAGGCCACGATCGCGGACCCCGCCGACGCCACTTCGCTGGCGCAGGGCGTCATCGACGCGCTGAGCGAGCCCTATGACATCGACGGCCAACAGGCCGTGATCGGCGTCAGCATCGGCATTTCCGTCGGTCCCGGCGACGGAGCGAACCCCGACAAATTGTTGCGCAACGCCGACCTCGCGCTCTACCGCGCCAAGAGCGACGGCCGCGGCACGTTCCGCTTCTTCGAACCCGTGATGGACCTGCAGATGCAGACTCGCCGCATCATGGAACAGGATCTGCGCAAGGCGCTGCCGGCAGGCGAATTCGAGCTGCACTATCAGCCGGTCGTCAACCTGGCGAGCAAGGAAATCAGCGGCTTCGAGGCCCTGATACGCTGGAATCATCCGAGCAAGGGGATGATCTCGCCGGCCGACTTCATTCCGCTGGCCGAAGAGATCGGCTTTATCGTCCCGATGGGCGAGTGGGTCATCCAGCAGGCCTGCGCCACCGCGGCGCAATGGCCCGACAACCTTCATGTCGCCGTCAATATTTCAGCGATCCAGTTTCGCAGTCCCGGCCTGATGCAGGTGATCATCAGCGCGCTCGCGGCTTCCGGCCTCGCGGCCACGCGGCTGGAAATCGAAATCACCGAGAGCGTGCTGCTCCACAACAAGGAGGCGACGCTTGCGGTGCTGCATCAGTTGCGGGCGCTCGGAATCCGGATCGCGATGGACGATTTCGGCACCGGATACTCGTCGCTGACCTACCTGCAGAGCTTTCCGTTCGACAAGATCAAGATCGATCGTTCCTTCGTCAAGAACATCACCGAGGATTCGAGCTCGCTCACCATCGTGCGGGCGGTTGCCGCGCTCGCCAATGGCATGGGCATGACGGCTACCGCCGAGGGCGTGGAAACCGCGGAGCAGCTCCACAGCATCGCTTCCGAGGGATGCACGGAGATGCAGGGCTTCCTGTTCAGCAAGCCGCTTCCCGCCGCCGAGATCGAGCGGCAATTCCTGTCGGGACGCGGGACGCGAGACGTTCAAGGCCGCATCGTCGCGGCCTGA
- a CDS encoding glycerate kinase: MTDRRPLLRAIFDAAVAAAHPDVVLSAHLRPVPKGKVICLAAGKGAAAMAAAAERHYLDTLGLDPARLTGLATTRHGHGVPTRRIRVVEAGHPVPDEAGLKAADETLRLAAEATADDLLLVLLSGGGSANWIAPAEGVSFAQKQQVNRALLRSGAPIGEMNIVRKHLSRIKGGRLARAGQRAAEIVTLAISDVPHDDPSAIASGPTVPDPSTLADARALVAKYNLTVDDAVRRALEDPGNESCKPGDGAFARAQFEMIAKPKASLDAAIKVAKDAGYEVIGLGADLEGEARDVAADHARLALKARSEGKRIAILSGGELTVTVRGNGRGGPNQEYALALADLLKDSPGIVALAADTDGADGGAGSATDPAGAVIDQTTFAKMKSLGLEPAAYLANNDATAFFSATGDLLLIGPTLTNVNDVRVILVDPA, translated from the coding sequence ATGACCGACCGGCGTCCCCTCCTGCGTGCGATATTTGATGCGGCCGTTGCGGCCGCGCATCCCGACGTCGTGCTGTCGGCGCATCTGCGCCCAGTGCCTAAGGGCAAGGTGATCTGCCTGGCCGCCGGCAAGGGAGCGGCAGCGATGGCCGCTGCGGCCGAACGGCACTACCTCGATACGCTGGGGCTCGATCCCGCGCGACTGACCGGCCTCGCCACCACGCGCCACGGCCACGGTGTGCCGACGCGCCGGATCAGGGTCGTCGAGGCCGGCCATCCCGTGCCCGACGAGGCCGGACTGAAAGCCGCCGACGAAACGCTGCGTCTCGCCGCCGAGGCAACCGCTGACGATCTGTTGCTGGTGCTGTTGTCCGGTGGCGGCTCCGCGAACTGGATCGCACCGGCCGAGGGCGTTTCGTTCGCACAGAAGCAGCAGGTGAATCGCGCATTGTTGCGTTCGGGTGCGCCGATCGGCGAGATGAATATCGTCCGCAAGCATCTGTCGCGGATCAAGGGCGGACGGCTGGCCCGCGCCGGACAGCGCGCCGCGGAAATCGTGACGCTGGCAATCTCCGACGTGCCGCATGACGACCCGTCCGCGATCGCATCGGGACCGACGGTGCCGGATCCGAGTACGCTGGCGGATGCCCGCGCACTGGTGGCGAAGTATAATCTCACGGTCGACGATGCCGTCAGGCGCGCCCTCGAAGATCCCGGGAATGAGAGCTGCAAGCCCGGCGATGGCGCGTTTGCCCGCGCGCAATTCGAGATGATTGCAAAACCGAAGGCTTCGCTCGACGCGGCCATCAAGGTCGCAAAGGACGCCGGCTATGAGGTCATCGGCCTTGGCGCGGATCTCGAAGGTGAGGCGCGCGACGTTGCGGCCGATCATGCACGCCTGGCGCTGAAAGCACGCAGCGAAGGCAAACGCATCGCGATCCTTTCGGGCGGCGAACTCACAGTGACCGTGCGCGGCAATGGCCGTGGCGGCCCCAACCAGGAATATGCGCTGGCGCTGGCGGATCTTCTGAAGGACAGCCCCGGCATCGTGGCGCTGGCCGCCGACACCGACGGCGCCGACGGAGGCGCCGGCAGCGCAACCGATCCGGCCGGCGCCGTGATCGATCAGACGACGTTTGCGAAGATGAAGTCGCTCGGCCTCGAGCCTGCGGCTTATCTCGCCAACAACGATGCCACCGCGTTCTTCTCCGCCACCGGCGATCTGCTGCTGATCGGCCCGACGCTCACCAACGTCAATGACGTCAGGGTGATTTTGGTGGACCCCGCCTAG
- a CDS encoding ABC transporter substrate-binding protein — MSTMKKLAVVSTAFGLLAATSSGVLAQKKYDPGASDTEIKIGNIMPYSGPASAYGVIGKTEEAYFKKINAEGGINGRKINFISYDDAYSPPKTVEQTRKLVESDEVLLVFNPLGTPPNTAIQKYLNTKKVPQLFVATGATKWNDPKNFPWTMGWQPNYQSETQIYAKYILKNKPDAKIAVLYQNDDYGKDYLKGFKDGLGAKAASMIVMEESYEVSEPTIDSHIVKMKATGADVFVNITTPKFAAQAIKKNAEIGWKPLHFLNNVSASIGSVIKPAGFENSQDIISSQYFKDPTDAQWKNDEGMKAWSEFLDKYYPEANRADANVMYGYTVAQGLVHVLKACGDNLTRENVMKQAASIKDLELGGLLPGIKVNTSATDFAPISSVQLIKFKGDTWERFGEILSGDAGG, encoded by the coding sequence ATGTCCACAATGAAAAAACTTGCGGTTGTTTCGACCGCGTTTGGACTACTCGCGGCAACTTCGAGCGGCGTTCTCGCACAGAAGAAATACGACCCCGGCGCGAGCGATACCGAAATCAAGATCGGCAACATCATGCCCTACAGCGGACCGGCTTCCGCCTATGGCGTGATCGGCAAGACCGAAGAGGCCTACTTCAAGAAGATCAACGCCGAAGGCGGCATCAACGGCCGCAAGATCAACTTCATCAGCTATGACGACGCCTACAGCCCGCCGAAGACGGTGGAGCAAACGCGCAAGCTGGTCGAGAGCGACGAGGTGCTGCTCGTCTTCAACCCGCTCGGTACGCCGCCGAACACGGCGATCCAGAAGTACCTCAACACCAAGAAGGTGCCGCAACTGTTCGTCGCGACCGGCGCCACCAAGTGGAACGATCCGAAGAATTTTCCGTGGACGATGGGCTGGCAGCCCAACTACCAGAGCGAAACGCAGATCTATGCGAAGTACATTCTGAAGAACAAGCCGGACGCCAAGATCGCGGTGCTCTACCAGAACGATGACTACGGCAAGGACTATTTGAAAGGCTTCAAGGACGGGTTAGGCGCCAAGGCCGCGTCGATGATCGTCATGGAGGAAAGCTACGAAGTCTCCGAACCGACCATCGACTCCCACATCGTCAAGATGAAAGCGACCGGAGCCGACGTGTTCGTCAACATCACCACGCCGAAATTCGCGGCGCAGGCGATCAAGAAGAACGCCGAGATCGGCTGGAAGCCGCTGCACTTCCTCAACAACGTCTCGGCCTCGATCGGCAGCGTCATCAAGCCGGCCGGCTTCGAGAATTCCCAGGACATCATCTCGTCGCAATACTTCAAGGATCCGACCGATGCGCAGTGGAAGAACGACGAGGGCATGAAGGCCTGGAGCGAGTTCCTGGACAAGTATTATCCGGAAGCCAACCGCGCCGATGCGAATGTCATGTACGGCTACACCGTCGCACAGGGTCTCGTGCATGTGCTGAAGGCCTGCGGCGACAATCTCACGCGCGAGAACGTCATGAAGCAGGCGGCCAGCATCAAGGACCTCGAACTCGGCGGCCTGCTGCCGGGCATCAAGGTCAACACGTCGGCAACCGACTTTGCGCCGATCTCATCCGTGCAACTAATCAAGTTCAAGGGCGACACCTGGGAACGCTTCGGCGAAATCCTCTCCGGTGACGCCGGCGGCTAG
- a CDS encoding ABC transporter substrate-binding protein: MSVINLRLGAFAAALALLAATSSGALAQKKYDTGASDTEIKIGNIMPYSGPASAYGVIGKTEEAFFRKINAEGGINGRKINFVSYDDAYSPPKTVEQARKLVESDEVLLVFNSLGTPPNTAIQKYLNTKKVPQLFVATGATKWNDPKDFPWTMGWQPNYQSESAIYAKYILKNNPNAKIAVLYQNDDYGKDYLKGFKDGLGAKAASMIVIEESYEVSAPTIDSHIVKMKSAGADVFFNITTPKFAAQAIKKNMEIGWKPLHFLNNVSASIGSVMKPAGFENGQDIISSQYFKDPTDAQWKNDAAMKAWNEFLDKYYPEANRADASVMYAYIVSQGLVHVLKACGDDLTRANVMKQAASIKDLELGGLLPGVKVNTSATDFAPLSQLQLIRFKGENWERFGEILSGDVGG, translated from the coding sequence ATGTCCGTAATCAACTTGCGACTGGGAGCCTTTGCGGCTGCCCTCGCATTGCTTGCCGCGACCAGCAGCGGCGCATTGGCACAAAAGAAATACGACACCGGCGCGAGCGATACCGAAATCAAGATCGGCAACATCATGCCCTACAGCGGGCCGGCCTCGGCCTACGGCGTGATCGGAAAAACCGAAGAGGCCTTTTTCAGGAAGATCAACGCCGAGGGCGGCATCAACGGTCGCAAGATCAACTTCGTCAGCTATGACGACGCCTACAGCCCGCCGAAGACGGTGGAGCAGGCGCGCAAGCTGGTCGAGAGCGACGAAGTCCTGCTGGTCTTCAATTCGCTCGGCACGCCGCCGAACACCGCGATCCAGAAATACCTCAACACCAAGAAGGTGCCGCAACTGTTCGTCGCAACCGGCGCCACCAAGTGGAACGACCCCAAGGACTTTCCCTGGACCATGGGCTGGCAGCCCAACTACCAGAGCGAATCCGCGATCTATGCGAAGTACATTTTGAAGAACAACCCGAACGCCAAGATCGCCGTGCTTTATCAGAACGACGATTACGGCAAGGACTATCTGAAGGGCTTCAAGGACGGGCTCGGCGCCAAGGCGGCTTCGATGATCGTCATTGAGGAAAGCTACGAGGTTTCCGCGCCGACGATCGACTCCCACATCGTCAAGATGAAATCGGCCGGCGCCGACGTCTTCTTCAACATCACCACGCCGAAATTCGCGGCACAGGCGATCAAGAAGAACATGGAGATCGGCTGGAAGCCACTGCACTTCCTCAACAACGTCTCCGCCTCGATCGGCAGCGTGATGAAGCCGGCCGGGTTCGAGAATGGACAGGACATCATCTCGTCGCAATACTTCAAGGATCCAACCGACGCCCAATGGAAGAACGATGCCGCGATGAAGGCATGGAATGAGTTCCTGGATAAGTATTATCCGGAAGCCAACCGGGCCGATGCATCGGTGATGTACGCCTATATCGTCTCTCAAGGCTTGGTGCACGTGCTAAAGGCCTGCGGCGACGACCTCACCCGCGCGAACGTCATGAAGCAGGCGGCCAGCATCAAGGACCTCGAACTCGGCGGCCTGCTGCCTGGGGTCAAGGTCAACACGTCGGCGACCGATTTTGCTCCGCTCTCGCAATTGCAACTGATAAGGTTCAAGGGCGAGAACTGGGAACGCTTCGGCGAAATTCTCTCGGGTGACGTCGGCGGCTGA
- a CDS encoding ABC transporter substrate-binding protein yields MLATLQTAAFPAAVVAFVFASSNALAQKKYDTGATDTEIRIGHIVPYSGPASAYGVIGKTEEAYFKMVNENGGINGRKIKFVSYDDAYSPPKAVEQVRKLVESDEVLVVFNPLGTPSNSAIQKYLNAKKVPQLFVATGATKWNDPKHFPWTIGWQPSYQSEALIYAKYLMKEKPDAKIVVLYQNDDFGKDYVRGLKDGFGAKASMIVAEESYEISEPTIDSHIVKLKATGADVFISITTPKFAAQAIKKLAEIDWKPMHILSNVSISVGSVIKPAGFENAQGILSAAYAKDAADPQWQDDPGMKKFLALLDKYYPEADRLNTSVVYGYGAAQTLTKVIEMCGDDLTRANIMKQAANLKDFTPDTLLPGVKINTSATDFAPIEQLQMMRFKGEKWDLFGDVISGEAGH; encoded by the coding sequence ATGCTTGCAACACTACAGACTGCCGCCTTCCCGGCGGCGGTCGTCGCTTTCGTCTTTGCTTCCAGCAACGCGCTCGCTCAAAAGAAGTACGATACCGGCGCGACCGATACCGAAATCCGGATCGGTCACATCGTGCCCTACAGCGGTCCTGCCTCGGCCTATGGCGTCATCGGCAAGACCGAAGAAGCCTATTTCAAGATGGTCAACGAAAACGGCGGCATCAACGGCCGGAAGATCAAGTTCGTTTCCTATGACGACGCCTACTCTCCACCGAAGGCCGTCGAGCAGGTGCGCAAGCTCGTCGAGAGCGACGAGGTGCTGGTGGTGTTTAATCCGCTCGGCACGCCGTCCAACAGCGCGATCCAGAAATACCTGAACGCCAAGAAAGTCCCGCAACTGTTCGTCGCCACCGGCGCGACCAAGTGGAACGATCCAAAGCACTTTCCGTGGACCATCGGGTGGCAGCCCAGCTATCAGAGCGAAGCGCTGATCTACGCGAAGTACCTGATGAAGGAAAAGCCGGACGCTAAAATCGTCGTGCTCTACCAGAACGATGATTTCGGCAAGGACTACGTCAGGGGGCTCAAGGACGGCTTCGGCGCCAAGGCGTCGATGATCGTTGCCGAGGAAAGCTACGAGATTTCGGAGCCGACGATCGACAGCCATATCGTCAAGCTCAAGGCCACGGGCGCCGATGTCTTCATCAGCATCACAACGCCAAAGTTCGCGGCCCAGGCGATCAAGAAGCTCGCCGAGATCGACTGGAAGCCGATGCACATCCTCTCCAACGTTTCGATTTCGGTCGGCAGCGTGATCAAGCCGGCAGGATTCGAGAACGCGCAAGGCATCCTGTCGGCCGCCTACGCCAAGGACGCAGCCGACCCGCAATGGCAAGACGATCCCGGGATGAAGAAGTTTCTCGCCCTGCTCGACAAGTACTATCCGGAAGCCGACCGCCTCAACACATCGGTGGTCTATGGGTATGGCGCGGCACAGACCCTGACCAAGGTTATCGAGATGTGCGGCGACGATCTGACCCGCGCAAACATCATGAAGCAGGCCGCGAACCTGAAGGACTTCACGCCCGATACGCTGCTGCCCGGCGTCAAGATCAACACGTCGGCCACCGACTTCGCTCCGATCGAGCAACTTCAGATGATGCGCTTCAAGGGCGAGAAGTGGGACCTGTTCGGCGACGTCATCAGCGGCGAAGCCGGCCATTAA
- a CDS encoding branched-chain amino acid ABC transporter permease translates to MSAAAEDVVTEAPAVEAVPKRAMTLGLGTSLVVLGALILAPLFVKNFIIFQMTMLLIYGLAVLALNILTGGSGQFSLGQSAFYAVGAYTSAILMEHVGMNYALTLPIAGIICFAFGFVFGQPALRLSGVYLALATFALAVAMPQLLKLGFFEHWTGGVQGLVVTKPDAPFGLPMGQDMWLYYFTLVITIGIYIASVNLLRSRSGRAFMAIRDNEIAASAMGVDVALYKTLAFGVSAGITGVAGGLGAIAVQFVAPDGYTITLAISLFLGMVVGGVGWLPGSIVGSAFIIFVPNMAEHISKGLSGAVFGVLLFLVIFLVPHGARQVAIVAQQLIGKLKKN, encoded by the coding sequence ATGAGCGCTGCTGCAGAAGACGTCGTCACAGAGGCACCGGCCGTCGAGGCCGTTCCGAAGCGAGCGATGACGCTCGGCCTGGGCACCTCGCTGGTGGTGCTGGGTGCGCTGATTCTCGCGCCGCTGTTCGTCAAGAATTTCATCATCTTCCAGATGACGATGCTCCTGATCTACGGCCTTGCCGTTCTGGCGCTGAACATCCTGACCGGCGGAAGCGGCCAGTTCTCGCTCGGCCAGAGCGCGTTCTACGCGGTCGGCGCCTATACGTCGGCGATCCTGATGGAACATGTCGGGATGAACTACGCGCTGACGCTGCCGATCGCCGGGATCATCTGCTTTGCCTTCGGTTTCGTATTCGGCCAGCCGGCGCTGCGGCTCTCCGGCGTGTATCTCGCGCTGGCGACCTTTGCGCTTGCGGTCGCCATGCCGCAACTCCTGAAGCTCGGCTTCTTCGAGCATTGGACCGGCGGCGTGCAGGGATTGGTCGTGACCAAGCCCGATGCGCCGTTCGGCCTGCCGATGGGCCAGGACATGTGGCTGTATTACTTCACGCTCGTGATCACGATCGGCATCTATATCGCCTCGGTCAACCTGCTGCGATCGCGCTCGGGTCGCGCCTTCATGGCGATCCGCGACAACGAGATCGCGGCCTCCGCCATGGGTGTCGATGTCGCGCTGTACAAGACGCTGGCGTTCGGCGTCTCGGCCGGCATCACCGGCGTTGCCGGCGGTCTCGGCGCCATCGCGGTCCAGTTCGTCGCGCCCGACGGCTACACCATCACGCTTGCGATCTCGCTGTTCCTCGGCATGGTCGTCGGCGGCGTCGGCTGGCTTCCGGGATCGATCGTAGGCTCCGCCTTCATCATCTTCGTGCCGAATATGGCCGAACATATCTCGAAGGGTCTCTCCGGCGCCGTATTCGGCGTGCTTCTGTTCCTCGTCATCTTCCTCGTGCCGCACGGCGCCAGGCAGGTCGCGATCGTTGCCCAGCAACTGATCGGCAAACTCAAGAAGAACTAA
- a CDS encoding branched-chain amino acid ABC transporter permease, whose amino-acid sequence MELFTNQVLAGIATGAIYACMALAVVMIFQAIDHLNFAQGEMAMFSTFISWQLMQWGIPYWWAFLATLIISFVGGIVIERLLFKPLAKAPILTNVAGFIALFAIVNSCAGLIWDFTIKQYPTPFGSSPFLGSQLISTHQAGMIGVTLGLLIALYFFFQFTRIGLAMRAAASLPESARLVGINTSWMIALGWGMASAIGAIAGILIAPVVFLEPNMMGGVLIYGFAAAVLGGLTSPLGAVLGGFLVGVFENLAGTYIPGVGNELKLPIALALIITVLVVKPAGLLGRPIVKRV is encoded by the coding sequence ATGGAGCTTTTTACCAACCAGGTCCTGGCCGGCATTGCCACAGGCGCGATCTATGCCTGTATGGCGCTCGCCGTCGTGATGATCTTCCAGGCGATCGACCACCTCAATTTCGCCCAGGGCGAAATGGCGATGTTCTCGACCTTCATTTCATGGCAGCTGATGCAGTGGGGCATACCTTACTGGTGGGCCTTCCTGGCCACGCTGATCATCTCCTTTGTCGGCGGCATCGTCATCGAGCGGCTGCTGTTCAAGCCGCTCGCCAAGGCCCCGATCCTGACCAACGTCGCCGGTTTCATCGCATTGTTCGCGATCGTCAACAGCTGCGCCGGCCTGATCTGGGACTTCACCATCAAGCAGTATCCGACACCGTTCGGATCCTCGCCGTTCCTCGGAAGCCAGCTGATCTCGACCCACCAGGCCGGCATGATCGGCGTCACGCTGGGGCTGCTGATCGCACTTTATTTCTTCTTTCAGTTCACGCGGATCGGCCTTGCGATGCGCGCCGCCGCCTCGCTGCCGGAATCGGCCCGCCTGGTCGGCATCAACACCTCGTGGATGATCGCACTGGGCTGGGGCATGGCTTCCGCCATCGGCGCGATCGCCGGCATCCTGATCGCACCTGTCGTGTTCCTGGAGCCGAACATGATGGGCGGCGTGCTGATCTACGGATTTGCCGCGGCCGTTCTTGGCGGCCTGACCTCACCGCTCGGCGCCGTGCTCGGCGGCTTCCTGGTCGGCGTGTTTGAAAATCTCGCCGGGACCTACATTCCCGGCGTCGGTAACGAGCTGAAACTGCCGATCGCGCTTGCGCTGATCATCACCGTCCTGGTCGTCAAACCGGCAGGTCTGTTGGGCCGGCCCATCGTGAAGCGAGTTTGA
- a CDS encoding ABC transporter ATP-binding protein, whose translation MTAMLNVKDLRAYYGQVQALHGLSFALNEGSLTTLLGANGAGKTTTLRAICNMVRSTGAIEFEGKPLSGRSTENVVRLGIAHVPQGRGTFTTMTVEENLQLGAITRNDKKGVVADIERMYEHFPVLKERHTQQAGTLSGGEQQMLAVARALMLRPRLMLLDEPSFGLAPLIVRELFKILGKINREEKVTILVVEQNAQLALELADQAYVIETGRIVMSGNAKDIANNEDVRKSYLGY comes from the coding sequence ATGACCGCGATGCTTAACGTCAAGGATCTCCGCGCTTATTACGGGCAGGTCCAGGCGCTTCATGGCCTCAGCTTCGCCCTCAACGAGGGCTCGCTGACCACGCTGCTCGGCGCCAACGGCGCCGGCAAGACCACCACCTTGCGCGCGATCTGCAACATGGTGCGTTCGACCGGGGCGATCGAGTTCGAGGGCAAGCCGCTCTCCGGCCGATCAACCGAAAACGTCGTCCGTCTCGGCATCGCGCATGTGCCGCAGGGCCGCGGCACCTTCACCACCATGACGGTGGAGGAAAACCTGCAGCTCGGCGCCATCACCCGCAACGACAAGAAGGGCGTGGTCGCCGACATCGAGCGCATGTACGAGCACTTCCCGGTGCTGAAGGAACGGCATACCCAGCAGGCCGGCACGCTGTCGGGCGGTGAGCAGCAGATGCTCGCGGTCGCGCGTGCGCTGATGCTGCGGCCGCGGCTGATGCTGCTGGACGAGCCGTCATTCGGTCTGGCGCCCCTGATCGTGCGCGAACTGTTCAAGATCCTCGGCAAGATCAACCGCGAGGAGAAGGTCACCATTCTGGTGGTGGAGCAGAACGCGCAACTGGCGCTGGAGCTCGCCGACCAGGCCTATGTCATCGAAACCGGACGGATCGTGATGTCGGGCAACGCCAAGGACATCGCGAACAACGAAGACGTCCGTAAATCCTATCTCGGCTACTGA